The Chitinophaga lutea genome contains the following window.
CTGGCGTTGAACCAGGAGTTGTCGAAAAGCGCGATGATGCTGTCCGGCAGGCCACGGAGGCCGGTTTTGTTTTCGGGATGGCCGGAAGGGAGGTTGTTGTTCCGCACGCGGAAAGACCAGGCGGATTCCAGCAGGGCATGCAGTTCGGCGGGATGCAGGTTGAATAGCGCGTCCGCACGGTCTGTGGTGGCCTTGCTGGGGTCGCTGATCAGCGTATTGGTGAAGGAGGATGCGTTGGTATAAACAATTCTTCTGAACATGATATTTTCGTTTTGGGGTTAAAGAATAATGCCGCCAGGCTGACAACGGATCAGTTCGAGGTTGCTGAACGTCCATACTTTTTCGGGGTCGCCTTTCAGGAGTTTGAAGTAGCGGCCGAACAGCAGTACGGCTGGCGGTGCGGGGTTTGCAACGGCAGATGCGGTGGTAAGG
Protein-coding sequences here:
- a CDS encoding SH3 domain-containing protein — protein: MSKEKTTPPEVTVHTDGRSAGLTTASAVANPAPPAVLLFGRYFKLLKGDPEKVWTFSNLELIRCQPGGIIL